A window from Corynebacterium singulare encodes these proteins:
- a CDS encoding ATP-dependent helicase encodes MPNQSQNPNHHFSPEELAAALGKPFPPTEEQAAVIESPLGPKLVVAGAGAGKTETMASRVVSLVANGLVRPEQVLGLTFTRKAAQQLEQRIRRQLMTLRSSGILTPGSAAAEAVDNIVPKVSTYDSYAGDLVREYGLLMPVEPSARIITEAERYAIAHEVVSNYSGSLSTDNSVASVTATLLNLAQTMDGELTDPYTLREHAEIFRKTAEDLPKDKRTKGEFSQDVQRYLDTQRLRVEYLPLVEALKKEQAERGVITFGEQMSIAATLAKNFPLLGEQQSARYRVVMLDEYQDTSHAQRILLRSLFGGLREGLSVTAVGDPMQSIYGWRGATSENLAAFVTDFPQQDGSDAPKDQLTTSWRNPSTVLELANDVAAKLFSGSPGQRPVDELSAKPTAPAGTVELGYFATEAEERAFIAEHLRELYEATPEGEDFSAAVLVRTNRQSPLIAAALDEVGVPNEIFGVGGLLWRPEIQDLVAVATLLVRPQNTTAALRVLTGPMCGLGIADIQALHSRQRNLAGATEGRLRWEDGDPVEYLAEQVDAITTEGPDQVLGLADALADLGERDRYSPEGLERMEDVAAKLRYLRTYSLGKSLNDIFADIELVFGVRTEVLAAGTLGGTTHLDAFADLVAGFHGDSLAALLDYLELAKEKEDGLALGEVPVVRNRVQIMTVHKAKGLEWEHVCVAHADSSSYKAQAETFLTKIEKAPGDDDYIELPEDATSRSDFGKACVAFKDLDREFQAEEAARLFYVAMTRTESTLTVTGSGTTKQKGKNKKGPYSYLQLLAAKHPELIIHWEVPDLPVEAEEGAELKAHFPSLTPQPEAVDAAAAVRTALEELPPLRDGETFDLWEQEANALIEEHKSLQAPVVDVELPSELTASDMVAMSADPIQFARRQRRPIPFKPNSYAKRGTAFHAWLEERFGAPALLGEDELPGSHDEPDHDLESLKEAFLASDWAQRTPAHVEAPFEITIGDSVVRGRMDAVFQQPDGSWLIVDWKTGRRPQGAALKSAQIQLAVYAEAWRRIHGVDSVRAAFFYVHENFLLEPEDLPTGARLAELLDSAVSTPPGLSLR; translated from the coding sequence ATGCCTAATCAATCTCAGAATCCCAATCACCACTTCAGTCCTGAAGAATTGGCGGCTGCCCTGGGCAAGCCATTCCCTCCTACGGAAGAGCAGGCTGCCGTCATCGAAAGTCCGCTCGGGCCCAAACTCGTCGTTGCTGGTGCTGGCGCAGGCAAAACCGAGACGATGGCTTCTCGCGTTGTCTCCCTTGTTGCCAACGGCCTTGTGCGTCCCGAACAGGTCCTTGGCTTGACTTTTACCCGCAAGGCAGCGCAGCAGCTTGAGCAGCGTATCCGGCGTCAGCTTATGACCTTGCGCTCGTCGGGAATCCTTACTCCCGGCAGCGCTGCTGCTGAGGCCGTCGACAATATTGTGCCCAAGGTGTCTACCTACGACTCTTACGCAGGTGACCTCGTTCGTGAATATGGGCTTCTCATGCCGGTGGAACCGAGCGCACGCATTATTACGGAGGCTGAGCGCTACGCCATTGCTCATGAGGTAGTGAGTAACTATTCCGGTTCCCTGAGTACCGATAACTCAGTTGCCTCCGTGACTGCCACCTTGTTGAACCTCGCACAGACTATGGACGGTGAACTCACGGATCCATACACGTTGCGCGAGCATGCGGAGATTTTTCGCAAAACTGCCGAGGACCTTCCAAAAGACAAAAGGACCAAGGGCGAGTTCAGCCAGGATGTTCAGCGCTATCTTGACACGCAGCGCCTCCGTGTGGAGTACTTGCCTCTCGTGGAAGCCCTCAAGAAGGAGCAGGCTGAGCGCGGTGTTATCACCTTCGGCGAACAGATGTCCATCGCAGCTACCTTGGCCAAGAACTTTCCGCTCTTGGGAGAACAGCAAAGCGCGCGCTATCGCGTTGTCATGCTCGACGAGTACCAAGACACGTCTCACGCACAACGCATCTTGCTGCGCTCCCTCTTCGGTGGTCTGCGTGAGGGATTGTCGGTGACCGCCGTTGGTGACCCCATGCAGTCCATCTATGGCTGGCGTGGTGCTACATCCGAAAACCTTGCCGCGTTCGTGACGGACTTCCCACAACAAGACGGATCCGATGCGCCGAAAGACCAGCTCACCACGTCGTGGCGAAACCCCTCCACGGTTCTAGAGCTGGCCAACGATGTTGCTGCGAAGCTCTTTTCTGGAAGCCCAGGGCAACGTCCCGTTGATGAGCTCTCAGCGAAACCAACGGCCCCGGCAGGAACCGTTGAATTGGGCTACTTCGCCACGGAAGCAGAGGAGCGAGCCTTCATTGCGGAACACCTTCGTGAGTTGTATGAGGCCACGCCTGAGGGCGAGGATTTTAGTGCTGCAGTTTTGGTACGCACTAACCGGCAATCCCCATTGATCGCTGCGGCTCTCGACGAGGTAGGTGTGCCTAATGAAATCTTCGGTGTGGGAGGACTGCTGTGGCGTCCTGAAATCCAGGACCTCGTTGCAGTAGCTACGTTGCTGGTTCGTCCGCAGAACACAACGGCAGCGTTGCGTGTGTTGACAGGACCGATGTGTGGATTGGGCATTGCCGATATCCAGGCCCTTCACTCGCGTCAGCGCAACCTAGCTGGCGCCACTGAAGGCCGCTTGCGGTGGGAGGATGGCGACCCCGTGGAGTACCTAGCCGAACAGGTAGATGCCATCACAACTGAAGGACCTGACCAAGTGCTGGGCCTCGCAGATGCCCTCGCCGATCTTGGTGAACGTGACCGCTACAGTCCAGAAGGGCTCGAGCGGATGGAGGATGTCGCGGCCAAATTGCGCTACCTGCGCACGTACTCGCTGGGTAAATCACTGAATGACATTTTCGCTGATATCGAGCTCGTCTTTGGTGTGCGTACTGAGGTTCTCGCTGCCGGCACTCTCGGAGGAACAACGCACCTCGATGCCTTCGCTGACCTAGTCGCCGGTTTCCACGGGGATAGCTTGGCTGCATTGTTGGACTATCTTGAGCTTGCCAAGGAGAAAGAGGATGGACTCGCCTTGGGTGAGGTTCCAGTAGTGCGCAACCGGGTCCAGATCATGACCGTGCACAAGGCCAAAGGCTTGGAGTGGGAGCACGTGTGCGTAGCGCACGCAGACTCATCGAGCTATAAGGCTCAGGCTGAAACATTCCTCACCAAGATTGAGAAGGCTCCCGGCGATGATGACTACATCGAGCTTCCCGAAGACGCTACAAGTCGGTCGGATTTCGGCAAAGCCTGTGTGGCATTCAAGGACCTTGACCGAGAATTCCAAGCAGAGGAAGCAGCTCGCCTTTTCTATGTAGCGATGACGCGCACAGAGTCCACGCTCACGGTGACGGGATCAGGTACCACTAAGCAAAAAGGAAAGAATAAGAAGGGGCCGTACTCCTACCTGCAACTGCTCGCCGCCAAGCATCCTGAGCTCATCATCCATTGGGAAGTCCCAGACCTCCCAGTTGAAGCTGAAGAAGGCGCAGAGCTCAAAGCTCACTTCCCGTCGCTGACCCCGCAACCGGAGGCGGTGGATGCGGCAGCAGCGGTGCGCACTGCACTGGAGGAGCTTCCGCCTTTGCGCGATGGCGAGACCTTTGATTTGTGGGAACAAGAAGCCAACGCACTTATTGAAGAGCACAAGTCTTTGCAGGCCCCCGTCGTTGATGTGGAGCTGCCGAGCGAACTGACGGCTTCTGACATGGTGGCCATGTCGGCCGATCCCATTCAGTTTGCCCGCCGTCAGCGTCGTCCCATTCCCTTTAAACCTAATTCCTATGCCAAGCGCGGTACTGCCTTCCATGCGTGGTTGGAGGAACGCTTTGGAGCACCGGCATTGTTGGGCGAGGATGAGCTGCCTGGCTCCCATGACGAACCGGACCACGATTTGGAATCACTCAAAGAGGCTTTCCTTGCCTCTGATTGGGCACAGCGGACCCCGGCACACGTCGAGGCGCCGTTTGAAATCACCATCGGGGATTCCGTAGTGCGCGGCCGCATGGATGCCGTATTTCAGCAGCCAGACGGATCGTGGCTCATTGTGGACTGGAAGACGGGCAGACGCCCGCAGGGAGCTGCGCTAAAGTCAGCACAGATTCAGCTCGCTGTATATGCCGAAGCGTGGCGCCGAATCCACGGTGTTGATTCTGTCCGAGCAGCATTTTTCTACGTCCATGAGAACTTCCTTTTGGAGCCGGAGGACTTGCCCACAGGCGCTCGTCTCGCAGAGCTTTTAGACTCTGCAGTTTCAACCCCGCCGGGGTTGAGTCTAAGGTAG
- a CDS encoding potassium channel family protein produces MAKRIGKRLKSRFLPQIELTSQPDHALIDVITLPRTESTNPWKQLARRVLWAMGLLVFVTIVVYFDGDGYSEDLSFLDAAYYSAVSLTTVGYGDIVPVTPQARFLNLVIVTPARLLFLVLLVGATLSVLTDRARRTFEIQNWRKQLRNHTVVIGYGTKGAGAVAALIADDVPPSQIVVVDTNRAALANAEHHGLVTIYGSGSKQDVLRIAGAQHASSVVVTPSTDDTAVLCTLSVRELNPKAKVVASVRESENRHLLLQSGADSVVTSAETAGRLLGLATVTPTVVEMMEDLLSPNEGFSVAERAVREFEVGSNPRHLADIVLAVLRNNELHRVDTADAYALKPGDRLLYIKHEMQQAIEDSDEDEDDDK; encoded by the coding sequence GTGGCCAAACGCATAGGTAAACGCCTTAAGTCGCGTTTCTTACCGCAGATCGAGTTGACGTCGCAGCCTGACCATGCGCTGATTGACGTCATCACTCTCCCGCGTACAGAAAGCACCAACCCGTGGAAGCAGCTCGCACGCCGCGTTTTGTGGGCCATGGGATTGCTCGTTTTCGTCACCATCGTCGTTTACTTCGACGGCGATGGCTACAGCGAGGATCTGTCGTTCCTCGATGCGGCGTATTATTCGGCAGTGTCACTCACCACCGTGGGTTATGGTGACATCGTTCCGGTTACCCCACAAGCACGGTTTCTGAACCTCGTCATCGTTACACCTGCCCGACTGCTCTTCCTTGTGCTGTTGGTCGGCGCTACGTTGTCAGTGCTCACGGATCGTGCGCGCCGCACATTTGAAATCCAGAATTGGAGAAAGCAATTGCGTAACCACACTGTCGTTATCGGCTATGGCACCAAGGGCGCTGGTGCGGTGGCCGCACTCATTGCGGATGATGTCCCGCCTTCGCAAATCGTCGTCGTTGATACGAACCGTGCTGCACTTGCCAATGCAGAACACCATGGACTCGTCACCATCTACGGTTCGGGATCGAAGCAGGACGTCCTGCGCATCGCCGGTGCACAACATGCGTCGTCAGTCGTCGTGACGCCGTCCACCGACGATACTGCGGTGCTGTGTACGCTATCCGTGCGCGAGCTCAACCCTAAGGCCAAGGTGGTGGCTTCTGTTCGTGAATCCGAGAACCGCCACCTCCTTCTGCAGTCAGGCGCTGACTCAGTGGTGACCTCTGCAGAGACCGCTGGACGCCTCCTCGGCTTGGCCACCGTTACCCCAACCGTGGTGGAAATGATGGAGGATCTTCTGTCCCCGAATGAGGGCTTCTCCGTCGCGGAGCGCGCGGTACGTGAGTTTGAAGTCGGCTCTAACCCACGCCACTTGGCAGACATCGTGCTAGCCGTCCTCCGCAACAATGAGCTGCACCGCGTGGACACCGCGGATGCGTATGCCCTGAAACCGGGTGACCGCCTGCTCTACATCAAGCATGAGATGCAGCAGGCAATTGAAGACTCCGATGAGGACGAGGACGACGACAAGTAA
- a CDS encoding NAD(+) diphosphatase: MFLPVTETGRIPVDTEGRPVLVAEPAGDILVEVGEVRAFVLETSAAEKLGALRDATFFTGQHAVLKALHLIRNRREARFDPRTGQELDYPAPGAVGRIGERMVFPRVDPAVIGIIHHPELDRILLARNRHRPGFFSLIAGYVDPGETLEDAMAREALEETGRRIHSVTYWGSQPWPPSGSLMVGFSAVAQDVQPVCDTDEELAEVRWVSRADVPSLPIARSGSIAHTMIMEWFHGDETGSVPAR, translated from the coding sequence ATGTTCCTGCCTGTCACCGAAACCGGCCGGATCCCTGTGGATACAGAGGGCCGGCCGGTCCTTGTTGCCGAACCGGCAGGTGACATTCTTGTGGAGGTAGGCGAGGTCCGTGCCTTTGTACTTGAGACTTCTGCCGCTGAGAAACTTGGTGCTTTGCGGGATGCCACGTTCTTTACTGGTCAGCACGCTGTGCTTAAAGCGCTGCATCTTATCCGTAACCGTCGCGAAGCGCGCTTCGATCCGCGCACAGGTCAGGAGTTGGACTACCCAGCACCTGGAGCCGTGGGGCGCATAGGGGAGCGAATGGTCTTTCCGCGAGTAGATCCCGCGGTTATCGGTATCATTCATCATCCTGAGCTGGATCGCATCCTGTTGGCCCGGAACAGGCACCGCCCGGGATTCTTTTCCCTCATCGCGGGCTATGTTGATCCGGGAGAGACGTTGGAGGACGCGATGGCACGGGAGGCCCTCGAAGAAACCGGCCGCCGTATCCATTCAGTGACGTATTGGGGTTCCCAACCGTGGCCGCCCAGTGGGTCCCTTATGGTGGGCTTTTCCGCGGTGGCACAGGATGTCCAACCCGTGTGCGATACTGACGAAGAACTCGCAGAGGTTCGGTGGGTGTCCCGTGCCGATGTGCCGAGTTTGCCCATTGCCCGTTCGGGCTCAATTGCACACACGATGATTATGGAGTGGTTCCACGGTGATGAGACCGGATCTGTCCCTGCTCGATGA
- a CDS encoding ATP-dependent DNA helicase UvrD2 — MMRPDLSLLDEDQRAAATAPRGPVCILAGAGTGKTRTITYRIAHMVDRGFVNPQRVLAVTFTTRAASEMRERLHQMGVGGVQAQTFHAAARRQLKFFWPQVAGDLPWQLIDNKFSLVGRAVRSLGLENTKDTIRDFLGEIEWAKSSLISPEGYPGIIESTDREAPGDPNAVAEVFRRYEDMKSTPDLMYLDFDDLLMHIAGAIENVPSVAEVFREQYRTFVVDEYQDVTPLQQRVLEAWLGERDDLTVVGDANQTIYSFNGASPEYLLDFSRTYPQATMIKLQRDYRSTPQVTDLANAVIAKATGRAAGTRLELQGMREPGPEPTFKAYESEEIEAKEVAGQVLTLLNQGVKASEIAILYRINAQSEHFEQALADAGIVYQVRGGEGFFRRPEILEAIRVLIAATRRDDLPEDPVAIARAAFVELGLTATEPQGAQARERWQSLSALVDLIAQIVEDHEDIDLNGVLGELHRRSDNKHNPTMEGVTLATIHAAKGLEWDAVFLVGLTEKLLPINHAIKAGDEQVEEERRLFYVGITRAREHLALSWALAKTTGSRASRERTRFLDGLVPELEESQSSNRRYRPRRCRVCSAELTSPAEKVLGRHEWCEYEGDEEVFTALRSWRASVARDSKVPAYVVFSDATLQAISEALPSTEAELLDVSGVGPAKLERYGAEVLQIIASTH, encoded by the coding sequence GTGATGAGACCGGATCTGTCCCTGCTCGATGAAGATCAGCGCGCCGCTGCGACGGCACCGCGCGGCCCGGTCTGCATCCTCGCGGGCGCGGGCACGGGTAAAACCCGTACGATTACCTACCGCATCGCCCACATGGTGGACCGAGGATTCGTCAACCCGCAGCGCGTGCTCGCCGTCACATTCACCACGCGTGCGGCGAGTGAGATGCGCGAGCGCCTCCACCAGATGGGCGTCGGGGGAGTGCAGGCCCAAACCTTCCATGCGGCGGCTCGCCGCCAACTGAAGTTCTTCTGGCCGCAGGTGGCTGGAGACCTGCCATGGCAGCTCATCGATAACAAATTCAGCCTCGTTGGCCGCGCAGTCCGGTCATTGGGCCTAGAGAACACCAAGGACACCATTAGGGACTTCCTTGGGGAAATTGAGTGGGCTAAGTCCTCACTCATTAGCCCCGAGGGCTACCCAGGCATCATCGAGAGCACGGACCGCGAAGCGCCTGGGGATCCGAACGCCGTGGCGGAAGTTTTTCGCCGCTATGAGGATATGAAGTCCACCCCTGACCTCATGTACTTGGACTTCGATGACTTGCTCATGCACATTGCCGGGGCCATCGAAAATGTGCCGTCCGTGGCGGAAGTATTCCGTGAGCAATATCGCACCTTCGTCGTGGACGAGTATCAGGACGTCACACCACTACAGCAGCGTGTGCTTGAAGCCTGGCTAGGGGAGCGCGATGACCTGACTGTGGTGGGTGACGCCAACCAGACCATTTACTCCTTTAACGGAGCCTCCCCGGAATACCTGCTGGACTTTTCCCGCACGTATCCGCAGGCCACGATGATTAAGTTGCAGCGAGATTACCGTTCCACCCCGCAGGTCACAGATCTGGCGAATGCGGTCATTGCTAAAGCTACTGGACGCGCCGCTGGCACTCGTCTGGAGCTGCAGGGCATGCGTGAGCCGGGGCCAGAGCCCACATTTAAGGCCTATGAATCCGAGGAAATTGAGGCCAAAGAGGTCGCTGGTCAGGTGCTCACCCTGCTGAACCAGGGCGTGAAGGCCTCAGAGATTGCCATTCTTTACCGCATCAACGCGCAATCGGAGCACTTTGAGCAGGCCTTGGCGGATGCCGGAATTGTCTACCAAGTTCGCGGTGGCGAAGGTTTCTTCCGCCGCCCAGAAATTCTGGAGGCCATCCGCGTGCTCATTGCGGCTACGCGCCGCGATGATCTTCCGGAGGACCCAGTGGCTATTGCCCGTGCCGCCTTTGTGGAGCTGGGGTTAACGGCTACTGAGCCGCAGGGTGCGCAGGCTCGTGAGCGTTGGCAGTCCCTCAGCGCGCTCGTGGATCTCATTGCTCAGATTGTGGAAGACCACGAGGACATTGACCTCAACGGTGTGCTGGGAGAGCTACACCGCCGTTCGGACAACAAGCACAACCCCACCATGGAAGGCGTTACCTTGGCCACCATTCACGCGGCCAAGGGTTTGGAGTGGGATGCGGTGTTCCTCGTGGGGCTCACCGAGAAGCTGCTGCCCATCAACCACGCCATCAAGGCAGGTGACGAGCAGGTGGAAGAGGAACGCCGCCTGTTCTACGTGGGCATTACCCGTGCCAGGGAGCATCTAGCCTTGTCGTGGGCATTGGCAAAAACAACTGGCTCGCGGGCCTCGCGTGAACGCACACGTTTTCTCGATGGCCTTGTTCCTGAACTCGAAGAAAGCCAATCCAGCAACCGCCGTTACCGCCCACGCCGCTGTCGGGTGTGCTCTGCTGAACTCACCAGCCCGGCAGAAAAAGTCCTCGGCCGTCACGAATGGTGTGAGTATGAGGGAGATGAGGAAGTTTTCACGGCACTGCGTTCCTGGCGTGCCTCAGTGGCAAGGGATTCCAAGGTTCCGGCCTACGTCGTCTTTTCAGACGCCACCTTGCAGGCCATCTCAGAGGCGTTGCCGTCTACGGAGGCTGAGCTGCTCGATGTATCTGGCGTGGGGCCTGCCAAACTGGAGCGCTATGGGGCGGAAGTCCTGCAGATCATTGCCTCTACCCACTAG
- a CDS encoding TOMM precursor leader peptide-binding protein gives MAAQAYALAPDVAVLEREPGILQCGMDATRVGVLEAHPQLASLLNRLRTPLTRQTIEKSIENTGLTPAAARSVVDDLISYNVLWPEPAPQRVAVLGTSVLADELRDALLTDHFQPRSPLHTEPPAKYIEGVSGHLPIVAVDMLSGAVEWAHALHKSPATWLPVSMLDARGIIGPVRVKGTGPCPMCAHLHRIDADEQWHEVAQRASEASRPGDPVTRTAVVMHAVVTIRRLMGRPAPPGAPRTRPLAGELKEVDLYGVEQHRLVLEHPRCPYCRG, from the coding sequence ATGGCGGCACAGGCCTACGCATTGGCGCCCGACGTGGCGGTACTGGAACGCGAGCCAGGCATCTTACAGTGCGGTATGGATGCCACACGGGTCGGTGTGCTGGAAGCGCACCCACAGTTGGCAAGTCTGCTCAACCGCCTTCGCACGCCGCTGACAAGGCAAACCATTGAAAAATCAATTGAAAACACCGGGCTTACCCCAGCGGCCGCACGCAGTGTGGTGGATGATCTCATCAGCTACAACGTCCTGTGGCCGGAACCCGCACCGCAACGCGTGGCGGTGCTGGGAACGTCGGTGTTGGCCGATGAGCTTCGAGATGCCCTCCTCACCGACCATTTCCAACCTCGCTCACCACTGCACACAGAACCGCCCGCGAAGTATATCGAAGGAGTGTCCGGGCATCTGCCCATCGTGGCGGTCGACATGCTCAGTGGAGCGGTGGAATGGGCGCATGCTCTCCACAAAAGTCCGGCGACGTGGCTTCCGGTTTCCATGCTGGACGCTCGGGGCATCATCGGGCCAGTGCGCGTTAAAGGCACAGGACCTTGTCCGATGTGCGCACACCTGCACCGCATCGATGCCGATGAACAGTGGCACGAGGTAGCCCAACGCGCTAGTGAAGCATCACGGCCGGGAGACCCCGTGACACGCACCGCGGTGGTCATGCATGCAGTGGTCACAATCCGGCGGCTGATGGGACGTCCAGCTCCGCCTGGAGCGCCACGCACACGACCACTGGCGGGAGAGCTCAAGGAGGTTGACCTGTACGGAGTTGAACAGCACCGCCTCGTACTGGAGCATCCACGCTGCCCTTATTGCAGGGGGTAA
- a CDS encoding M48 metallopeptidase family protein encodes MSSNPEVRVIRSARRRRTVQARTVDGILEVRIPAWMSSAEEEKAVADIVAKVQKKHTSTQLSDASLTTRAHSLNTRYLEGRAKLGSIRWVSNQKSRWGSCTTSTGDIRISDRLQDVPEYVLDAVIIHELTHTFISGHGPEFWEWADRAPKAERAKGYLEAYQRFR; translated from the coding sequence ATGTCGAGTAATCCCGAAGTGCGTGTCATCCGTTCCGCCCGGCGCCGGCGTACCGTTCAAGCCCGCACTGTCGACGGCATTCTGGAGGTACGCATTCCCGCGTGGATGTCCTCCGCGGAGGAGGAGAAGGCCGTGGCGGACATCGTGGCGAAGGTGCAGAAAAAGCACACATCGACGCAGCTTTCCGACGCCTCCCTCACCACCCGCGCCCACTCTCTCAACACGCGCTACCTGGAAGGCCGCGCGAAGCTGGGGTCTATTCGTTGGGTGAGCAACCAAAAATCCCGTTGGGGCAGCTGTACTACCTCAACGGGAGATATCCGCATTTCTGACCGTCTGCAGGACGTCCCTGAGTACGTTCTTGACGCCGTGATCATTCACGAGTTAACCCATACCTTCATTTCCGGGCATGGCCCGGAGTTTTGGGAGTGGGCTGACCGGGCACCGAAAGCGGAACGGGCCAAAGGCTATTTGGAGGCCTATCAGCGCTTCCGCTAA
- a CDS encoding zinc-dependent metalloprotease, translated as MNNGFGFSFPNNDDDDDKDRRDQNPFGAFGFSAGGAGGGGGLGDLLNQFGQMLSGMGSSMSSPEGSGPVNYDLAKRIAQQQISGDKEVNEKDRTAVQESVRLAELWLDDATLLPTASGSVTAWNSTEWLEHTLPMWQRMVTPVAEHMNNAQLESLPEEAREMMGPMTSMMNSMSSMNFGMKLGHALGDLASQALTGSDFGLPVSPAGTTALLPHNIQAIARNLNVPGQEVLVYIGAREAARQRLFKHVPWLVERLVSSVEEYAMGLVIDTSHIEEATRELNLESGDPQAIQDAMGKLQGMDLSPRITSRNAGAASRLETLLALVEGWVEHVVTEALGERIPSTKAMNEAWSHRRSTGGSAEKAFSQVVGIELNAPKVEAAAELWRRATVAVGVDKRDSAWDHPDLLPTAEHIENPASFIDGLLDDSTDEGFEEEFSKLEEMLKQQSSGQTDAAEEDGTPDQDSASNEDVHDSDDGTGKDEGEGKESRDN; from the coding sequence ATGAACAACGGATTCGGTTTCTCTTTTCCCAACAACGATGATGACGACGACAAGGATCGTCGCGACCAGAACCCGTTTGGCGCCTTCGGCTTCAGCGCGGGTGGCGCTGGCGGTGGCGGTGGCCTAGGCGATCTCCTCAACCAGTTTGGCCAGATGCTCTCCGGCATGGGTTCCTCCATGAGCTCACCGGAAGGCTCCGGACCGGTCAACTATGACTTGGCCAAGCGCATCGCCCAGCAACAGATCTCCGGAGACAAGGAAGTCAACGAGAAGGACCGCACTGCGGTTCAGGAGTCCGTGCGCTTGGCGGAGCTGTGGCTTGATGATGCCACCCTGCTCCCCACCGCCTCCGGTTCTGTTACGGCGTGGAATTCCACAGAGTGGCTGGAGCACACCCTGCCCATGTGGCAGCGCATGGTGACCCCGGTGGCTGAGCACATGAACAATGCGCAGCTCGAGTCCCTGCCAGAGGAGGCCCGCGAGATGATGGGGCCGATGACCTCGATGATGAACTCGATGTCCAGCATGAATTTCGGCATGAAGCTCGGCCACGCGCTCGGTGATTTGGCCTCCCAGGCGCTCACCGGTTCCGATTTCGGACTGCCGGTCTCCCCTGCTGGCACCACAGCGTTGCTGCCGCACAACATCCAGGCCATCGCCCGAAACCTCAACGTTCCGGGCCAGGAGGTGCTGGTCTACATCGGCGCCCGTGAGGCCGCCCGCCAGCGCCTGTTCAAGCACGTTCCGTGGCTGGTAGAACGCCTTGTATCCTCCGTGGAGGAATACGCCATGGGCCTCGTCATCGACACCTCCCACATTGAGGAGGCCACCCGCGAGCTCAACCTCGAGTCCGGTGACCCGCAGGCAATCCAGGATGCGATGGGCAAACTACAGGGCATGGACCTCTCCCCCCGCATTACCTCCCGTAATGCGGGCGCAGCTTCCCGCCTAGAGACCTTGCTCGCGCTCGTTGAGGGCTGGGTCGAGCACGTTGTCACCGAAGCCTTGGGCGAGCGCATTCCATCGACGAAGGCTATGAATGAGGCGTGGTCGCACCGCCGCTCCACCGGTGGCTCTGCCGAGAAGGCTTTCTCCCAGGTCGTCGGCATTGAGCTCAACGCCCCGAAGGTGGAGGCTGCCGCTGAGCTCTGGCGCCGCGCCACCGTGGCCGTCGGTGTGGACAAGCGTGATTCCGCGTGGGATCACCCAGACCTGCTTCCTACGGCCGAACACATCGAGAACCCTGCCTCCTTCATCGACGGTTTGCTCGATGACAGCACCGACGAGGGCTTCGAAGAGGAGTTCTCCAAGCTGGAGGAAATGCTCAAGCAGCAGTCCAGTGGCCAAACTGATGCCGCGGAAGAAGACGGCACTCCCGACCAAGACTCCGCGTCTAACGAGGACGTCCACGATTCGGACGACGGCACGGGTAAGGATGAGGGCGAAGGCAAAGAATCCCGCGACAACTAG